One Mycoavidus sp. B2-EB genomic region harbors:
- the ompA gene encoding outer membrane protein OmpA has product MNKLSKLAFIAAIAAFAASASAQSVSLSQQTSTDNWANGSQEYVWTNGSNELCWRSTSWTPTTANPKCDGALVVQATETPPVVPKITSQKVTYQADALFDFDKSELKANGKVELDTLVQKVRGLNLEVIVATGHTDKLGKEHYNDQLSMKRAQAVKNYLASQGVDANRIYTEAKGKRNPVVTDCHQKKRKDLIACLAPNRRVEIEVVGTVTEQANQPAY; this is encoded by the coding sequence ATCGCAGCTATTGCAGCTTTCGCTGCATCCGCCTCGGCACAATCGGTGTCGCTCTCGCAACAAACAAGCACCGACAATTGGGCCAATGGCAGCCAAGAATATGTGTGGACTAATGGCTCCAATGAGCTGTGCTGGCGCAGTACATCTTGGACGCCAACCACCGCTAATCCAAAATGCGATGGTGCGCTGGTCGTTCAAGCGACTGAGACCCCCCCTGTCGTGCCGAAAATTACTAGCCAAAAAGTAACGTATCAGGCGGATGCACTGTTTGATTTTGACAAATCAGAGCTCAAAGCAAACGGCAAAGTCGAATTGGATACACTCGTGCAAAAGGTCCGAGGCCTTAACCTTGAAGTCATTGTTGCAACTGGCCATACTGATAAACTCGGTAAGGAACATTACAATGACCAGCTTTCAATGAAACGGGCTCAAGCCGTTAAAAACTATTTGGCAAGTCAAGGCGTTGATGCCAATCGGATTTACACGGAAGCTAAAGGCAAACGCAATCCTGTAGTGACCGATTGCCACCAAAAGAAGCGGAAGGATTTGATCGCCTGTTTGGCTCCAAACCGCCGCGTTGAAATTGAAGTGGTAGGCACCGTAACCGAGCAAGCTAATCAGCCTGCTTATTAA
- the ubiG gene encoding bifunctional 2-polyprenyl-6-hydroxyphenol methylase/3-demethylubiquinol 3-O-methyltransferase UbiG — protein MINADPHELRKFSALAHRWWDPSAEFKPLHQLNPLRLEWINSYAQLNGKRILDVGCGGGILAESMAQLNAQVKGIDLASDTLNAAELHRLESGVTLDYEEISAEALALREPGAYDVVTCMEMLEHVPDPGAIVTACAKLVKPGGWVFFSTLNRNLRAYLFAIIAAEYIARMLPRGTHDYARFIRPAELSAYVRAAGLRLHAFKGVSYAPISQRFTLSNDTRINYMLACMREA, from the coding sequence ATGATCAACGCTGACCCACACGAACTCAGAAAATTTAGCGCTTTGGCCCATCGCTGGTGGGATCCTAGTGCCGAATTCAAACCTCTGCACCAACTCAACCCATTACGGCTTGAATGGATCAATTCTTATGCGCAGCTGAATGGCAAGCGCATCTTAGATGTAGGATGTGGCGGAGGTATTTTGGCTGAATCAATGGCTCAGCTTAACGCTCAGGTCAAAGGCATTGACCTAGCTTCTGATACATTAAACGCCGCTGAGTTACACCGCCTTGAAAGTGGCGTCACACTAGACTACGAAGAAATTTCAGCCGAAGCACTCGCCCTCCGTGAGCCTGGCGCTTATGATGTGGTGACTTGCATGGAAATGCTAGAGCATGTACCAGACCCTGGTGCCATTGTTACTGCTTGCGCTAAACTGGTTAAACCGGGCGGTTGGGTATTCTTTTCAACCCTTAACCGCAATTTAAGAGCTTATCTATTTGCCATTATTGCAGCAGAATATATCGCGCGGATGCTACCACGCGGCACACACGACTATGCGCGCTTTATCCGTCCGGCTGAATTGAGTGCCTATGTGCGCGCAGCAGGTTTGCGTTTACACGCATTTAAAGGGGTCAGCTATGCGCCTATCAGCCAGCGCTTTACACTCTCTAATGACACCCGCATTAATTATATGTTGGCTTGTATGCGCGAAGCCTGA
- the gph gene encoding phosphoglycolate phosphatase (PGP is an essential enzyme in the glycolate salvage pathway in higher organisms (photorespiration in plants). Phosphoglycolate results from the oxidase activity of RubisCO in the Calvin cycle when concentrations of carbon dioxide are low relative to oxygen. This enzyme is a member of the Haloacid Dehalogenase (HAD) superfamily of aspartate-nucleophile hydrolase enzymes (PF00702).), which produces MSSQTNTSFISPSAERAILFDLDGTLADTAPNLAAAANKMRQARGMTMLPLEQLRPFASAGARGLLKGAFGGDATHADLPTMVEEFLANYAADLDSATELFPGIAALLAKLSDHHVRWGIVTNKITRLTQPLVERLGLANHASCVVSGDTTAHAKPHPAPLLYAAQQLQLTPAQIAYVGDDLRDIQAGQAAGMKTIAAAYGYGGQWLPEKWQADYMVDSPAALQNLLFKNRTSAR; this is translated from the coding sequence ATGTCCAGTCAAACCAATACCTCATTTATTTCACCCAGTGCTGAACGGGCGATTCTTTTCGATCTGGATGGCACGCTGGCTGATACTGCCCCTAACCTTGCAGCGGCAGCCAATAAAATGCGTCAAGCACGCGGTATGACGATGCTACCGCTTGAGCAATTACGTCCGTTTGCTTCTGCCGGTGCGCGCGGACTACTCAAAGGCGCATTCGGAGGGGATGCAACACACGCTGACCTTCCAACTATGGTTGAAGAATTTTTAGCTAACTATGCAGCTGACCTTGACAGTGCAACAGAGCTGTTTCCAGGCATTGCCGCATTGCTTGCCAAACTCTCCGACCATCATGTGCGCTGGGGTATTGTAACGAACAAAATCACTCGCTTAACGCAACCGTTAGTCGAACGGCTCGGCCTAGCCAACCATGCAAGCTGTGTCGTTAGTGGAGACACGACAGCTCATGCCAAGCCACACCCCGCACCGCTTTTATACGCGGCTCAGCAACTTCAGCTTACACCCGCTCAGATTGCCTATGTCGGTGATGATTTACGCGATATACAGGCTGGCCAGGCAGCCGGGATGAAAACCATTGCCGCAGCTTATGGCTATGGCGGGCAATGGTTACCTGAAAAATGGCAAGCCGATTATATGGTTGACTCTCCTGCGGCGTTGCAGAATTTATTATTTAAGAATAGAACTTCGGCCCGATGA
- a CDS encoding TonB-dependent copper receptor encodes MKRAHRYTSGLIMACATTLPVQVSAQSEEEVRHGLTHRPVVVTATRQATPLKVVTHPKEFNPAPVSDGADYLKKIPGFSVIRNGGANGDPVLRGMFGSRLSILTDGGTLLGACGGRMDAPTSYISPENYDELTVIKGPQTVTGGPGASAGTIRFEHRPQRFDTAGIRFDGSVLGGAWDRNEQRADLTVGAAEGYLRLMANRAHAGDYVDGAGQTVPSGWDKWNTDVALGWTPAAHTRLELSAGTGDGAARYAGRGKDGARFKRNSFGLRFEKKHLRGLFDTLEAQIYYNHANHVMDNYTLRPIPSQGPSASELERQVVGARLAATLPWGNDVKLVSGLDAQTHQRQGRFSKGFGAYKSQPWKKQVSFSQIGFFNELTWYMTEQTRVMSGARLDWIQTKDHRSPPHLTSNQQRHAVLPSAFVRYERDLNRLPAMLYIGVGHAARFPDYWELFSPDFGPTGSLNAFAGIQPEKTTQLDLGARYATDRLQIWTSAYLGYVNNFILFKALNKKTQATQINGHIMGGELGASWQLASHWSVENSLAYAWGENTHEGKPLPQMPPLDTRFGLRYDDSRLSAGAIWRLVAAQHRYALAQGNVVGKDLGPSAGFGLLSLNAGYRINKIAHLAVGIDNVLNKNYAEHLNRAGNAEFGYPADNSVPIHEPGRMVWARLRLKF; translated from the coding sequence ATGAAGCGTGCTCATCGATATACATCTGGGTTGATTATGGCTTGCGCTACGACTTTGCCCGTTCAGGTCAGCGCCCAATCCGAAGAAGAAGTACGCCATGGCTTAACACATCGGCCTGTGGTCGTGACAGCAACGCGGCAAGCTACGCCGCTGAAGGTCGTAACGCATCCTAAAGAATTTAACCCAGCGCCAGTAAGTGATGGTGCGGACTATTTGAAAAAAATTCCTGGGTTTTCGGTGATCCGAAATGGAGGGGCAAATGGGGACCCTGTATTGCGCGGTATGTTTGGCTCGCGTTTAAGTATTCTGACCGATGGCGGCACATTATTGGGGGCATGTGGCGGCAGAATGGATGCGCCAACTTCTTATATTTCGCCTGAAAACTATGATGAGCTGACGGTCATTAAAGGGCCTCAAACCGTAACTGGAGGCCCAGGGGCTTCTGCCGGTACGATTCGTTTTGAACATCGCCCGCAAAGATTTGACACGGCAGGCATCCGCTTTGACGGAAGTGTGTTGGGGGGAGCATGGGATCGTAACGAGCAAAGAGCCGATTTAACCGTAGGCGCTGCAGAAGGGTATCTACGGCTGATGGCGAACCGGGCACATGCCGGTGATTATGTAGATGGGGCTGGCCAGACCGTGCCATCTGGCTGGGATAAATGGAACACGGATGTAGCGCTAGGGTGGACGCCTGCGGCTCATACACGCTTAGAATTGAGCGCTGGTACAGGCGATGGCGCAGCCCGGTACGCTGGGCGAGGGAAGGATGGCGCGCGCTTTAAGCGCAATAGTTTCGGTTTGCGTTTTGAGAAAAAACATTTAAGGGGTTTATTCGATACGCTGGAAGCGCAGATTTATTACAATCACGCAAATCACGTAATGGATAACTATACATTGCGCCCGATTCCGTCGCAGGGGCCAAGTGCGTCTGAATTAGAGCGCCAGGTTGTAGGGGCGCGTCTGGCGGCTACTTTGCCGTGGGGCAATGACGTCAAACTGGTGAGTGGTTTGGATGCGCAGACTCATCAGCGCCAAGGGCGTTTTAGTAAAGGGTTTGGCGCTTACAAAAGCCAGCCATGGAAGAAACAAGTCAGTTTCTCTCAGATAGGCTTTTTTAACGAATTAACCTGGTATATGACCGAGCAAACGCGTGTCATGAGTGGGGCTCGCTTAGACTGGATTCAGACCAAAGATCATCGCTCACCTCCTCATCTCACTTCAAATCAGCAGCGTCATGCCGTCTTGCCTAGCGCCTTTGTGCGTTATGAACGTGATTTAAATCGTCTTCCTGCGATGTTGTATATAGGCGTTGGTCACGCCGCGCGTTTTCCTGATTATTGGGAGCTTTTTTCGCCTGACTTTGGCCCCACGGGTTCGCTGAATGCGTTTGCTGGTATCCAGCCTGAAAAAACCACACAGCTTGACTTGGGTGCGCGCTATGCGACTGATCGGTTGCAAATATGGACATCGGCCTATTTGGGGTACGTGAATAATTTTATTTTATTTAAAGCGCTGAATAAAAAAACTCAGGCGACGCAGATCAATGGCCACATTATGGGAGGCGAGTTGGGGGCGAGTTGGCAGTTAGCGAGTCATTGGAGCGTGGAGAATAGCCTGGCCTATGCCTGGGGTGAAAATACCCATGAAGGTAAGCCTTTGCCTCAGATGCCACCGTTAGATACGCGTTTTGGGCTACGTTATGATGATAGCCGTTTATCGGCTGGGGCAATCTGGCGGTTGGTTGCCGCGCAGCATCGATATGCATTAGCTCAAGGCAATGTGGTAGGCAAGGATTTGGGTCCAAGTGCCGGCTTTGGTCTATTGTCACTGAATGCGGGTTATCGAATCAATAAAATCGCGCACTTGGCAGTGGGGATTGATAACGTATTGAACAAAAATTATGCTGAGCATTTAAATCGAGCAGGGAATGCAGAATTTGGCTACCCTGCAGATAACTCGGTCCCGATTCACGAGCCGGGGCGGATGGTGTGGGCGCGGCTTAGATTGAAGTTTTAG
- a CDS encoding triacylglycerol lipase — protein MKMHGLFRLCIAASALLVSSFACAGYDIIASRPSVSATDQTAHTQYPIVLVHGIAGAAIRFGVSESWYQIPVYLARHGAQVYVADVAAFNSELVRGEQLRAQVQRVLDVTGAPKVNLIGHSQGGFDARYVATIMPAQVASITTIGSPHKGTELLEYAETDMGRFLVKLAAPIANFVGTLMSWFNDANYEQDVEKPLKLMTPAGAAAFTRDFPTAGLSSQRCGYGQEQDVRDGYVQKLYSWTGNYYYRPFDFSNLKMPSFIDLVLSVSGTMIKLKEGGENDGAVPVCSALFGKVLGTYKWDHLNETNGVAGRLQIGSPDPRAVIYAHLIRLVNNNL, from the coding sequence ATGAAAATGCATGGCTTATTCAGACTTTGTATCGCAGCAAGTGCGCTTTTAGTGAGTTCATTCGCTTGTGCCGGGTACGACATCATTGCCTCTAGACCTTCGGTTAGCGCAACCGATCAGACGGCGCATACACAGTACCCTATCGTGTTAGTTCACGGCATAGCCGGTGCCGCGATTCGGTTTGGCGTATCAGAATCTTGGTATCAAATTCCAGTTTACCTCGCCCGTCATGGCGCACAAGTTTATGTCGCGGATGTTGCCGCTTTTAATAGTGAGTTAGTGCGCGGTGAACAATTACGCGCGCAAGTACAGCGCGTATTGGATGTAACTGGCGCGCCAAAGGTCAATTTAATTGGACATAGCCAGGGCGGCTTTGATGCCCGTTATGTAGCGACGATTATGCCCGCGCAAGTTGCCTCCATCACCACCATCGGCTCGCCGCATAAAGGAACCGAGCTGCTAGAATATGCCGAAACGGATATGGGTCGCTTTTTAGTTAAACTGGCCGCACCCATCGCCAATTTTGTTGGAACTCTGATGAGCTGGTTTAATGATGCAAATTATGAGCAAGACGTCGAAAAACCGCTCAAACTCATGACACCAGCAGGCGCTGCCGCTTTTACGCGAGATTTTCCAACTGCCGGACTCAGTTCGCAAAGGTGTGGGTATGGTCAAGAGCAAGATGTGCGCGATGGCTACGTGCAAAAACTTTACTCTTGGACGGGCAATTATTACTACCGGCCGTTTGACTTTAGCAACCTAAAAATGCCTAGTTTTATCGATCTCGTCCTATCCGTATCGGGTACGATGATCAAGTTAAAAGAAGGAGGGGAGAATGACGGTGCAGTGCCAGTATGCAGCGCCTTATTTGGTAAAGTACTGGGGACATATAAATGGGATCACTTAAACGAAACGAATGGCGTCGCCGGTCGTTTACAAATAGGTTCGCCTGATCCACGAGCCGTCATTTATGCGCACTTGATACGGCTCGTTAATAATAATCTCTAA
- a CDS encoding lipase secretion chaperone — translation MIKHSIWLGILVAVLGTAGGYFGWRITASSAPAAAQLTASATQTFVPMPWLAGDAGSSISVNLPPSLQGTTIPPLLKEDASQHLQKTSDVRDFFDFLLIAQNELPAEQLNAFALQQITAQLTSASAIQEALDLWQRYQTYRTALGQQASQSSASGTVDEMLATLNQEQALQQQYLSDVAEVWFAQENKENQTMLERFKIGVDTTLSEAEKKHRLSALGPPQENQPVELSPEATERIQQTRQAEEAWQTQYADYANQRTQIEITAGLSNDEKALQIQQLRRRFFSSEAEAARALAFDRIHKNRN, via the coding sequence ATGATCAAGCATTCAATATGGCTGGGAATACTCGTGGCCGTGCTTGGAACCGCGGGGGGATATTTTGGCTGGCGCATAACGGCATCTTCCGCGCCAGCTGCAGCACAGCTTACCGCATCCGCAACCCAAACCTTTGTGCCAATGCCGTGGCTTGCCGGTGATGCTGGGTCTTCCATCAGCGTTAACCTGCCCCCCTCATTACAAGGGACAACCATACCTCCGCTCTTGAAAGAGGATGCGAGTCAACATTTACAAAAAACCAGCGATGTGCGCGATTTTTTTGATTTCCTGCTGATTGCGCAAAATGAACTCCCCGCTGAACAACTCAATGCTTTTGCGCTTCAGCAGATTACCGCCCAACTCACCTCGGCTAGCGCGATCCAAGAGGCGCTAGATTTATGGCAACGCTATCAAACTTATCGCACCGCGCTCGGACAGCAGGCCAGCCAGTCATCAGCCTCCGGCACAGTAGATGAAATGCTGGCAACGCTTAATCAGGAACAGGCTTTACAGCAACAATACCTCAGCGATGTAGCCGAAGTTTGGTTTGCACAAGAAAATAAAGAAAACCAAACCATGCTAGAACGCTTTAAAATTGGGGTTGATACAACCCTAAGTGAAGCGGAAAAGAAGCACCGTTTGTCAGCACTAGGCCCGCCACAAGAAAACCAACCTGTGGAGCTTAGCCCGGAAGCCACCGAGCGCATCCAACAAACACGCCAGGCAGAAGAAGCCTGGCAAACGCAATACGCAGATTACGCCAACCAACGGACACAGATTGAAATCACCGCAGGTTTATCCAACGACGAAAAAGCATTGCAAATCCAACAATTGCGCCGTCGTTTTTTTAGTAGCGAGGCAGAAGCAGCGCGCGCGCTGGCTTTTGACCGTATCCACAAGAATCGAAATTGA